ACTAATTTCAGTTATAAAAACATGAGACATGTCAGATAAAGACCATGAAAAGGGTCCTTGAGAGGGCCGGAATACAGTCAGGTATACCTCTTCTCTGGCAATGGTCATGTTGTCCTGAACATCTCCAAACACGGTGGGCTGGATAAAGTATCCCTTGTCAGCAGCCGCGCTGCCTCCACACATGAGTTTGGCTCCTTCTCTTTTTCCACTGCTGATGTAACCTAAAATCTTGTTGAACTGCTCCTCATCCACCTGCACATCACGAGGGAGCAAAATAATGAGGTTCATGTGTGAGCCAGACTATTGCgtaattttgtttgtgttacaAAAAGCATAAAGGTTATGGAAACCCAATTCGCCTCTGCTTATGTGTCCCTGCACCACAACACAGCGTAGTGATCCTGTCAgaagttaaaatgtttttgtcatacgggcaatttttttaacacactgGCGTAGTCAATCCCTTTGCCACATCCCacaggaagacaaaaaagcaAACTGTGTAAAGTGATCCATAGCCTTGGGATATTGACAAAAGCACACCAGAGAAATGTAAATACACCTGGGACCGGTTTTTCTGAAAAATGCAAAGTATGTCTCCCTTGAAGCTAAACATCTAGGTGCATGAAATGTAATGGCATGCAAGTGTCACAGCCTTCAAACCTCTCGGTCGTAAAAGCACAAAAGCTCCATGCAAAGGAAAAGCAGATATTGTGAATTATCATTAAGTCAAAAAGAGCATTTCCTTGAATTTGTGGCAGGACTTTTTGCATataaatcttatttttttttaatatatgatATAGTATACTGTAGCGTGGGGACAGTCAGGTAAGAAACTAGATCAAGTCTGAAGATCATCAATTCATGCGGAAGAAGGACTTGAGGCATGGTTAAATCGAGATAAGCCTTATTATCCTCATAATTATCTGGCACACCTACTATGCAAATACATCTAAAGCAAAACATCCGGGCAGGTTACTAACTACTGGTGTAAAAAGTTGAATATTAATTGGTGAACATCAACAGCCATTCCATGCACACAAACTTTACCCCGGGACTAGGAACCTTTGCAGGATCTTGGCATGTTTTATTGagaattctatttaatattctCTGCCTTATTGCTTAACTGtcatatttcatttggatagtttttttttttctaaagccAGCTACATTGCAGTGCAGTTGTTGCTGTGGGAAAGCAAACAGTTTGACTGGTGGACTTTAGTATATAACAGAAACGAGAAACATGTCATGCTTTACAGAtgaatgagcaaaaaaaaactttgggtGTCAAAATTCATGAATCATTGTATACCCAAAGCCTCAAATATGTGTTGCAGCAGCTTAATCCCACTATGCTACagaatttaaattttaatcaTAATGTTGGTACATTGGCTGCCAAGTATTTGTTTTAGGTGgtatttgtttaaaacaataaaacagatATACCCACTGACAGTTTactgtgtttttcttgatCATATGACACGGTAGTGTTGTGAATATATTACCTGGGGTCCCTGCTCAGTCTTTAAATCAAAGGGGTTGCCAACTACTCGTCTCTTAGCTCTTTCCGCACTGCGTTCCAAAAACTCGTCGTAGATATCTGCTTGGACGTATGTCCGGGAGCCGGCACAACAACACTGGCCTTggttaaaaaacaaagcaaagtgtGCCTGCTCCACGGCATCCTCCACTGGACAatggaaagacaaaaagttcAGTGTTTATGCAcagattaagaaaaaaataaatcacattacaTTTCCTATCCGAAAGTCATTGCATTATATTTTTAAGGTGTTAAATGCATTTAGAAATTCTGCTGTTTTGACTTTGGGCTGCTTGGTTGTTTACATTATAGTTTTTGTCAAGGTCATGTGGtttggactaaaaaaaaaaaaaagtctaaagcACACATACATTTTGCATCAGACAAGATGATGTTGGGACTCTTTCCTCCAAGCTCCAGCGTGACCTTCTTCAGGTTGCTGTTGCCTGAAGCCTGTTGGATGAGATGACCAACCTGACGGGAACAAAAGTGTAAACATCTATTATAAGAAGCCAAATATCTACTTGcttaaatataatcataaCGTTTGGCTTGACAACGTGAAATATAAAAGTAAAGATATGATCAAACCTGGTTTGACCAACGTCAGTCATGTTCAATGTTTGCTCTTAGTGAATTTATTCCAGGAGGTTTTCTCCTTTTGGCTCAATTTGGAACAACCACTATTGATGCTTTGATATAATTCATTATTGGGCTAACTCTACAGGTTGCATATGCACAAAATGGGGCCAAAATGTTACTTGCATGCAATCCCGGACCTGACCATTGGCATTTTGGAGGAAGTCACGAGttgcaaatgaataaaaaccgTAAGACATGATTATTTTGGAGGGGCTTCCAACCTCTGTCGATCCTGTGAAAGCCACTTTGTCAACATCCATGTGTCTTGCGAGAGCTGCTCCAGCCGTGGGTCCCATTCCGGCCAAAATATTCACCACACCTTCTGGAAAGCCCACCTGGAAATAACccagttgaaaaaaatatggtaGACACATTGATAGAACGGACAGAAGGATATTTGGTTTTTAAACTTTGTGTTTCATTGAACCCCTTATTATGATCAAAATGCTATTCTGTCTCTAGGACCTAAAACACCGCTGTTAGTTCAATCATAAGTAAATATTTATACTGattcatttgttcattcatGACCTCGTTTTCTTAACCACTGTAAACCATTACAGCGAACACAACGCAACAAAGTACCTCTTTTATCAAGTTGGCTACGTAGAGAGCGGTGAGTGGCGTCTGCTCAGCGACTTTCATCACCACAGTGTTACCCGTTGCAAGAGCGGGGCCAAGTTTCCACGACTGCATCAAGAGAGGGAAGTTCCACTGCAGGGAGAAAAGGAAGTGCAAACAGAACTTTACCACTTTGCATGCACTCTCAATGGTTTGATCTCATATAGCAAATATTTGGAGTCAGCTTTATAAACAAAGCCTTTACTGTGAAGCTTAAAAGACGGCAATTCACGTGGCCCACCGCAACATTTCTGCACATCCTGCTATCTTTTTTCGCTGGGTGGGTTCCCAAATTAGCAGGTTTGGGAACACGTATCAAGTTCCCACCTGTCACAACTTGCGGACATTTTGACTCGACAACATTTAGTGGCTATAATGGGAGATGGGTGGAGAATCAAAGTGCTTATTCATCAAGCCCATTATGTAATCAAACATTCCATTGTCAGTGTTGTAAAATAATGTACAAGGGTGAGCTCAGTAAGTCAAGTGTTGTGTGCATACAATGAGTCAGTCTCAAATGGGGCAATGAAAGTTAAAGCCACTgcaaattcaaaatgacaaaaacatgatttggCAACAGTGATTGctacattatttaaaaaaacaatatttacatCCAAGcttaaaaaagacaacactTTCACATGGCAAAGCACAACATCTCTGCACATTTCTGCTCCTATTTTTAGTCTTTGGGTGACTCACCCGATTTTCAGGTTTGGCAACATGAATCAGGCTCTGAAATTTCACAACTCAAGGACATTTTAAGTACAAAACACACAGTAACAAAAAGTGGAAGATGggtataaaaaaagaaaaagggtgATAATTCATCAAGGTAGCCAGGCAGAAATGTCCAGTTGTCATTCTAAAACAGCTTTTGAATATTGTATAAAAGGTGAGTGATGATTTCATGTACTGTGGTGCACTATGAGACAGTGGGCCATAGTCATGAAAATATCAAACAGGATATTGACTAACAGATTGCGTGGGGAAATGATTTACTAATAGCCTGCAACGCAACTCATAAAAGGCGTTAAAGCAGTGAACAGCATTTCATGAGCAAAATGAAGTGATCGAAATGGAAGTGTTAATGGAAAAGGAATATGAAGTTTTATGGATGGGGGGGCGGTCCAGTAACATGATAAATGCCATCTGTTATTTCACTTGTGCATTTAAAAGCCATGATACGATTCCCCAACGTTCTATTTTGGAGCTTCCACTGTATGAACAGAAACTGAAACCTTTTGTGTAAACTGAATTTAAACTGAACTGAAGTGAATGCGTTTGTTTCGTTCTCGCCATTAATAACGTTTTTCGCAGCTTACCGGTATGATTTGTCCACAGACTCCGATGGGTTCATGTCGGGTGTAGCAGAAATAATCTCCATCAATGGGGATGGTCTTTCCCTCCCATTTGTCAGCCCAGCCTGCGTAGTACCTGAGAACATCACAAAAGCTTTAAACAAGGGGTACTTGCTCATTATGCTATGCAATAACGAGGAAGGCTCTCTGAGTCAGAAAGCGTCAACAAAAGACTCCTCTGCCTTCTCAGAACCAAACACTGAAACACTCCAGGCTAGTTATGACCAAAACACAATTAAGTTAGTACCTGAGGCATTTGACCACATTGGGTAGATCCACTGTGTAGGAAACAGCATATGGTTTCCCATTGTCAAGGGTCTCCAGTTCCTATGGAAACgcaatatcaaagtcaaatatGTACTGTTGGTTTAGGATCCGCAATAACCTGCATTTTACAACACGTTTAAAGTTTTAATTCATCTGTGTTTGCGCAACAATTTTATGACAGTGTGTAACCATCATTTTCAATAACGCAGTTTtgtcataataaaaaattatttagtGTGACACGGATTTGTAAGCCTTATATTCACACAAAAGCTCAACGTTTAACTCTTTCTCATTACAACCCACCGCAAGGTAAGCAGAATCTCTCTCAATTGCATCAGCCAACCGGCTAAGAAGCAGGCCTCGTGCAGAGGCGTCCATCCGTCTCCATGGCGACCCCAGCCGGAAGGCATCTCGTGCTGCTTTTACCGCCTTGTCAACGTCAACctggaaatataaaaacacactTTGAATATTAGTGTCATTATTAAAATGGCTGGAAAAGTAAGTAAGTTACAACAATTGTCAATGACAGACACTGAGAACTACAAATCCTCGATAAAGTCTGgtgttttttgttcttctaGAAAACCAATGACAATTTTCCTGGGTGAGCTTCTGTATAATCGGAATTTTGTAAGGGTACAACTTTATGTGCAGCATCAAAAGCCACCACGGTGGCTCCTGGGCAATGTTTAATACCCGACTGCGCCTCTGAATGAACTTCTCAGCGCTGCGAACAACAGAGTACCCGACATGTCAACCATTTTGGACACCTTCAGCTTTAAATCACAGCTTCTGAACACTTTCTATGGTCACGAATTTATTGACGCATCTGTAAATCAGTCTTGTCTGGGTACTAATTTAAAATAACTTTCTTCTGAATTTTGACTGCACAAAATAAGATGACCTGGTCTGAAAATTGGTCTCCAGTACGCAAAAATTCCTAGTAGCATATAGTAAGTCCCGTTGAGGCTTGGTGCGTAggtctatcccagctgacctCAGGCGAAAAGCAGACCAAACTTCAAGTTTAACACACGGAGTGGGAATTGAATGCACGCAGGCTCTATGGAGGTCAGGCGAGTGAAACAAAACACTCAGCGACAACCAGTCTGAAAATGTTTAACAAAAGACAATAGATTCGATAAACAATGGCATGGCAAGCTTGAGCTTACTTTCCCTGTGATGACATGGCGCTCATAATCTGTGTAAACATGAGCAGAGGTCCAAGTTCTTTGCAGTGCACTTTTCCTTTGTATtgctagagagggtggtgtTCGCTTGTTTATGGCAAGTCATgttactttgtgtttttttcgaACATCTTTGCGATTTCCAGCCATGATACGACTCCTCACCGCAATAGTTGTTTGCAGCGGTATGTAAACATGACATGGTTGGATGGCATTTGAATATGTATGTGATTTTGTTTGAGGGAGATGGTGACCAAGCCCTACTGAAAATAGCATAAAACCACGAGTAATTGACACGCCTTCTAGGGAgcgatgatttttttttttaaatggcaacAGGTGGATACAAAgattgattgtattttttgccaTTCCTGTGGAAGAAAATTTGATATTTCTGCCCATCACTATATATCGCTGGCAGAGATagaatatatatttctgaTTCATGCaaatttttaaacaaatacacaatcTACAACAAATAATGTTGTGAACATACTTTCTGTGATCATCTTTGTCTTTTAACCTAACTGCAGACTTttaatgcaaaacaaattgccctaaaaaatgacttggatTTTCCAAACCGCCATTCCAGACTTGTACAAGCAGGTGAAAGATGACATTCCGAAGGAGATCATTTTAAACATGCCACAAAAGGTCAAATGTGGttaacctggtgatcctgaaagggggatccttccatctgtggtcccttctcaaggtttctcattttccccgggcaggggttttgagtttttccttgcccttttgggagcttaagatcaggggatgctttgagaataattgtcaatttttgtctatgtgaagccctttgagactgcttgtgatttagggctatacaaataaacttgacttgacttgacttgacttggttGTATGTATTGTGTGAAAACCCTTTTAAGAGCACCCATAGCTCtgcaatgtcttttttttcccaaattccATGCGAGAGttgaggtttttttcccccaccatTTTGTCGCCATTGTTACATCATTCTACATAGCAATTATTGTCTTCTCTACTCAACTATCGGAGGAAGGGAACTAATGTGATGTGTTTAACAGGCTATAAttagtcattttatttccactttTGTGATGTAAAATGCGAAATTATTTCCCGTTCCCTTTGGTTGACATagtttgatttcttttcttgcTGGGATTAATTTTTGATGCCCAAGACATCTTTACTTTGAAATTTGTGCAATGAAATATACAAAGACACAAATTTCCAGAGCATGTGAATTAAAAATACCCAATGCATTTAGGCTACAAAAATAATCGCACGTGCAAAGCGGCTGCTTTATTCTATGTCAACAAACTTCAATGTGTGTGGAGCAAATGGACCCCTTCGGCTGTCCAACAACAGGCCTGACCTAAATTAACGTAACTAAGGACCACTTTGTCTGCCTATAAACACGCCTTTCGAAAAAAACAAGGCTTTCTATACAATGCGCTTTCGGGGTTAACgcgattcccaaattctggaccccAAAGTTTGCGGAAAATCGAGATTTAATTGTATTAAGTGTGTGGCGTGCCTTGAATGAAATGCGTTCCAGAAAAGCACACAACAATTTCAAGAAAGTGATTCCAGAAATGATGTCAAGAAAGTCTGCACACTGAAACAGAAATTTAGCTGCGCCAATATCAATGACCTATATCAAAGAACTGCAACGACAACTGTTGCTGTCAGCAACCATGTTGAGCGCCTGACTAGCTGTTGCTGCTTAGCGGGCCCCATGAGGCAGCTGATTTTGGCCCACGTTAGAAAGCCCACATTGTTTACttgacagtgttttttttagtgttttctCAGTTTGAAACCTTTGAAATTTGAAGACCTTGAACACACTTTGTGCAGTCAAGCTTTGCTGTTGCAGTTTGGTTTGATCGCTTCTATCACGTCTGTTGTGTTTAAATGCCACATGGCAAGGGTCTTTAATTATACAAGTGTGTTAAGTTCTTTTTGTAACCTGATTAATTTACTCATGTTTGATGTCTTGGGGGACTGGGGGAAGGGGGTCCATTGTACTTCCTACCTTCAGGCCCCTAGTGGGTCTGCAAACGGCATTGGTTACTGTTACATCTCAGCTTCTTATTTTCCAGTTTCAGTTCATAGAAGAGGATAGGAGCTCAATGAAAGCATTGTTTGCTTACCTCACTGGCCTCAGCCACATGACAGATAATTTCCCCTGTTGATGGGTTTACTGTAGGGAAGGTTTTCCCACTTGCTGCATCctgccacttgttgttgatgaaCAGCTACAAATATAAAACGTAAAAATCAGGAATgcagtgaaaagaaaagcatgcggggaaaaaaaaaacctttgaaTACCTAATTTTACAAATGCATACTAACACTGTCAAAAAACTAAAGGGTACATTTATCAGTCATTCGCTTAATACAAcggtttattttaattgattattattaggtttttt
This DNA window, taken from Syngnathus acus chromosome 16, fSynAcu1.2, whole genome shotgun sequence, encodes the following:
- the LOC119135861 gene encoding aldehyde dehydrogenase, mitochondrial-like, which codes for MLRAVVFRSLPRVKVVSACHFSAAAIPAPSSQPEVHFNKLFINNKWQDAASGKTFPTVNPSTGEIICHVAEASEVDVDKAVKAARDAFRLGSPWRRMDASARGLLLSRLADAIERDSAYLAELETLDNGKPYAVSYTVDLPNVVKCLRYYAGWADKWEGKTIPIDGDYFCYTRHEPIGVCGQIIPWNFPLLMQSWKLGPALATGNTVVMKVAEQTPLTALYVANLIKEVGFPEGVVNILAGMGPTAGAALARHMDVDKVAFTGSTEVGHLIQQASGNSNLKKVTLELGGKSPNIILSDAKLEDAVEQAHFALFFNQGQCCCAGSRTYVQADIYDEFLERSAERAKRRVVGNPFDLKTEQGPQVDEEQFNKILGYISSGKREGAKLMCGGSAAADKGYFIQPTVFGDVQDNMTIAREEIFGPVMQILKFKTLEEVVERANDTKYGLAAAVFTKDIDKANYIANAVRAGTVWVNCYDVFGAQAPFGGYKASGNGREMGEYGLENYTEVKTVTTRVPQKNS